The Oryza sativa Japonica Group chromosome 11, ASM3414082v1 DNA window ttaaactttcttaatttttaattttaaaaataaacctttGCAAAACTTATTTTTAAGATTTGCACCTTTTTGACACATCAGACCAACTAGCACAGCAAAACAACAATGACACACCACGCCAATCTAAATAGTGTGACAACGTTTGGTCACGCGTGCTAGGATAAAACTATCTGCCAAATACGGGTGGCATGACCGTGTTATTTTTGCCACGTCAAGTGGGCTGACATAGTCAAAAGATTCAaagtttcaaaataaattttagaaggctttaattttaaaataaaaaaactaaaagttcaaaaattaattaaaattctccCTTGCTTCGTATATATGTGTTTACTGAAGAACGAGAAGCAAGCAACTAGGAAAAGAAACTACTCCCCTGAGTGATGAATGGCTTGGATTGAACAAACAGCAAAGTTTGCCGAGTGCGTCAAAGGCAAGCATTCTGTCTATAAAAGGAAGAAATCTCCTGTGAGTTCTTGTACTCCATATAACACGTTATCATGTTCTTTGGGCAgataacaacatatatatatatatatatatatatatatatatatatatatatataggattcaATTTCTACCCAAGCATTTAAAAAGCCATGAAGATTGATCGCGATTTCCACATGATGAAAGGGGATGACAAGTTCAGCTATGCCAAGAATTCTAGGATACAAGTTTGTACCAACCCTAACTTTCTTCTATTTGTGTCCTTATTAGTTTTTGTTTCATTAGTCATTACAaactacacatatatatgttgttctgtGAAAAATTGTTAAGCAATTTATCTCCAACGCTGTAGGTTGTACTCACTAGTGATATATAAAGAGAACATATAGGATAACTGCTAATAAACATTTGTTTGTACATATGTAGTACATATTGAGTTAATTAACTAGAGTCATGTGCCAAATCGGCAAGAACACCAcactttttttctcactttcaATTACCTTGGATAGTGGTGGCAATCGGTCAAACTTTTAAAGACTACAAAGTTTGAGTTGTGCAAAAAAATGGTGGACTGAATttttgtagattttttttatttaagaaTATATGTCGGCTAAGTTGGATTGTGAAAGGATCGGTAGATTGTGATCTGTTACTACCCCTTACCATGGACCTGCATTAGAGTTGGAAAGTCCAAGTGTATTATTTGTTTGAGCATAATTTTGATTTTACTTTTTGCTCCATATCTTTCTAGAGAAGAGCTATTCTTGCTACTAGGCCAATGGTCGAGAAAGCCGTAAGGGAAATGTGCATAGATCTTCATCCTCAATCAATGGTCATCGTTGATCTAGGTTGCTCTTTCGGTGGAAATACACTCCTCTTTGTTTCCAAGGTGATCACCACAATATGTGAAAACCGTAATAGCGCTCTCGAGGAGAGCACCATGGAGGTCCAGTTCCTCCTCAATGACCTACCTGGCAACGACTTCAACCAAATCTTCCAATCACTAGAGCAGTTTGAGTAGTTGACAAAACAACATTGCGCCTGCAGAGGGTTACAACCTCCTCCGTACTATGTCGCAGCTCTGGCAGGTTCCTTCTACACTAGGCTCTTCCCAAGCAACACAGTCCATTTCTTCCATTCGTCCATGAGTGTCATGTGGCTCTCTCAGGTGAAGCTTGTTGATATATGCCTCATTGCATAAACTTATTTAGGACCCAACATTCCTGACCTTTGGGGCTTGTTGGCTGTTTGGATAGGTCCCTGAAAATCTCGATGGCAGCATGAATGAAGGGAATGTTCACATTGGGGCAACTACACGTCCAATGGTGGCAAAGCTCTATCAAAATCAGTTTGAGAAGGACTTCATGCAATTCCTCCGGATGCGATGCAGAGAGATTGTGCACGGAGGCCGGATGGTGCTGACTGTTGTTGGGAGGAAGAGCAAAGATGTCTTCGATGCAGGAAGGACGACCACTATTTTCGAGTTGCTTTCACAAGGATTGCGCACTCTTGTAGCTGAGGTATAGTTCACATGACATGAGCaccatattattatttaaaCCATAATGTTATCCTTTGATAGAAAAAAATCTCCAAGTGTACAACTCCCATATTAGTAAAAACCAAACAATCTAAATACTTTTTCAAATGTATGAGATGTGTGTTGGTACTTAATCAAATTCTTCATGAAAATCCATAGCATGTAAAAaatcatgtcaaaatatgcttgTGGACAAACAAGAAATGTTTAAAAGTATGAgatacttttttaaaataaagttgACTATATTGTTTCttgcttttatatatattagtcTCTTCTTCTACTAGTAGAAATAGTAGCAGAAACAATCTGATCCATTCTTTTACAACGTCTCACTTCATTGGACATTGATTTCAGTTAGAAAGGAAATAATATCCAACTCATACATACATACAGTCACTCAAACGTGGAAAAGCTATACCCTTATcgctttttaatttatttgcatTTTTCACAACAGGGTCGTGTTGAGAAGGAGAAGCTAGACTCCTTCAACATACCAATTTATTGTCCTTCGGTTGATGAGCTAAAGCAGTTGGTGTGGCAGAACAACCTACTTGATATAAGTGACATCCAACTCTTGGAGATGGATGGAAACCCCATGGATGACTTGGAGCCAATAGAGGGCACTGCTGCCACTCAGGCCACTGGACAGAGCATGTCTGCGACCCTAAGGGCAGCAATAGAGTCCCTTATAGCAAGCCATTTTGGGGATTCAATACTCGATGAGCTCTTCACAGTTTTTGCGCGTAATTTTACTAGTTATATTGAGAGTGAGGTTGAGAAAAGCACCATCACAGTCATCACACTGTACTTGCAGGCAAAACATTAGTGTCATCCTAACTGCTCTCCCTACAGTTGTTTCAACATTTAAAGACCATAAAGTTTAAACATGGgatttttagagtaaattgaAGTAACGTGTAGTCTAATATAACAACTCGGCAATCAGATAAGCTTTTAAATATTAGTTGATTCCATGTGTGTAAATTGGGGATATCAGTATGCCAACTCGTGATCTAACTAACTGGCTATCTCCAATtttgggtttagtcccacatcgaTAATTGATGATGGAAGAGCACAACTTAAAAGGTAGGGGCCGTCCTCACccatcagactagtcttttgggttgtgtaggcccaggacctaaagttgtggcttCGGCTGGGCCTATGGTGGAGCAGGCCCAATTTGACTTTGGTGGCCCATGGCTGGTGGGCTGGGCTGCACACTGTAACATACAATATGCCAAGCGTGGCTCGTCTCACCTAGCGGTTTTCCCTCTTTATGATCAAGTTGAGGAGTCTATAAAACATCTCATGATCAATTGTGTTTTCAGCCGACAAGTTTGGTCCTTAATTTGCAAAGGCTAAGCTTCTCTTCCACACTACCGAACAATGACACACGCAAATTCTCTAGTTGGTGGGCGGAGGCAGTAAAAGGCTTGCAAAAGAATAAGAAGAAGTGGCTCAACACGCTGATTATTTTGGTCGCTTAGGAGATTTGGAAGAATAGAAACAATTGTGTTTTTAATGGTGTTGCCCCTAGCATGGCGGATGCCATCCGAGCTGTGGCTAGTGAGGGCGTGCTTAGATTTCTAGTCGGAGCATCAATGCTCCAACAGATGTTAACTAGGACACTATTGTCTTAGCTCCAAGAGCTATCTTGTGTGCCACAGGAAAGTCAGCATGGGTcgtttcgtttttgttttgtgcttttttttttaattaaaacctttggggtgtgtgtgtgtcgAGATTTTTAAATCCTGCAACCCCcacccactggtggagaaaccatctttggtcggtcggccaaaatccacaatagtatcggttgcaataaaaaccgggattaaaaatgatctttagtcccggttaaaaacacCACAGCTAgtttatgatctttagtcccggttgttaacACTAACCGGGGCTAAACTTcatctttactcctggttcATCCCGTGTCAGTAGTctgtcagggggccgaggatctttagtcccggttggtgacatcaatcgggactaaagatcatctttatagtcccggttgataatactaaccggaactaaaaattatattgatctttagtcccggttggtattaccaaccgagactaaaatttaatacgtagtatataatccctatcccttatcctctcctacaCTTCACAGATCCGTGCCCCTTCCTCTTCACAGATCtaactcctcctcccccttctccccttcctcctcccctcctcactTCCCATCCGCCCCTTctgcccttcctcctcccctctgcTCCCCTGCTCACTTCCCATCCgatccggtggccggcggcggcggcccggcggccggcggggccgcggcggcggcggtcgtggcgggcggcggcggtgccgcgcGGGAACAGGTTACTGTATATACCCAGCATGCATAAAACTAAGGTATCAGATGCACCAGACCCTAGTACCTAGTACCAAGTTTGGTACTATATGTATCAGAATCCATAAAGATCCGATATCTATAGGTATCATATCAGGTACCCTAGTACCTGATCCTTACCTATAGGTACAAAATCTGATAATTATAGATTCGATACGTGTAGTTACAAAACCTAACGGCCCATTTGGTTGGGAGAGGGGGAAATTGTAAAGGGGAACGAGGGTTTGAGGAGCGGGGACGATTAAGTCCATTGTTTGGTTTGTGGGGTTTTTGAATGGATGGGGAAGAAGAGATTAAGATCAAACTCCcaccttttcaatacctgggtaggagCAAGTAATTGAGAAGAAATTCCCTTCTAAGTGCGACAAGATAAATCCGAGCCATACATCAATACTTAAAATTCAATTATCATCCATACTCCTAATGCTTGTCATGtctactactcccttcgttcctTAATATAAGGCGCAAACGTCTTTTCTTCAAGTGCCAGTATATAAGGCACAATACTCAACTCCGTACTTGGTGTATACAAGCATTGAATGCATGGTTGCATGAGCTCTCGATATTCGGTTAATTAGTTTAAAGGCAAAGGATCCACCACTCAGATGCAAGAAAGGCAAAGGATCCACCACTCAGAAGCTTGCATGCACGCGCAAAAACTGCAGGACACGGGTGCATGCCGCTTTGGTACTAGATGCGATGAACTGATCGAAGCGTCATGCATTGGAACGCGCTGGAATAAATCGGTACGATGGGTAGTTATAGGTTTTCTTGGTCTCTTAGCCCAAACAAATTACGCGTTGTAttaaggaacggagggagtaccaaacaAAGGACTGAGAGTAAAAAAGAAAGTCCCATGTTCAATCCCTCCACCTACTCCCTCCTTCAAACTCTCAATCCCTTGTCTTCTCTTACTAAACATGCGTAAGTATCATAATATCATTGATGTGATACATTAAAGTACTATGATGATACTGCACTAGGATATCTACGAGGTGTGTCAAGAGAAAAATCAACACAAAAAGTTTCAATGgtagaaaaaatataatcaaaACAATACCCCATAATCAGAAACACTGCTTTATAGTCTCATTGCCCTTTGAAAACAAACAATAgatcataaaaaaatagtacCCAAGATCCTTCAATATAGATAACTAACTCAAATCATTGAGCAAAACTAGCATGAGAAATCGCCTATCCAAATGCttgagaacaaaaaaaaaaaaaagaatctatgCTTCGATTCACCACCTACAATCGAAAAAGCTTGTCGTGATCCCATTTCAAGTTAGCAACCATAACTACCACGAATCGAATAAGCCATACAAATTGCCCTGCCTCCACCTCGAGTAGAGGCGACCTTCCACGACAGCATAAAGCTAGTCATCATTTGATTAAAATACGTGGTGCCTTGGTGATGATAAGATATATAGGTGGATCGTAAATATGAATTGATCGTAAATACCACACAGACACACGTTGAGAACTGGTGCGGAATTACGTGGAAAGCGAATGATTTGAGGCcaatccaaaattccaaatccGTCCTTGCAAACATAAACGAGAAATAAAATGGCAAAATGATTTCTGCTACTTCCTGCGAACTTCCTTTCCCCATTCTTTGCTCGGAGATTCCTCGTCAAACCCTAAACCCCCAAATCCACCCGCGCGGATCGTGAGGTAGGAGCTCGGGGAGCGCCGCGGGTGGCGGCAGGAGAACGGAGACGGACGGAGGATACCCTCCGGGGTGGCGCGAAGCCCGGTAGTTCCCTctgccggcgtcgtcgtcggccgatGGCTACCGCCGCTATGTGCGACGGCGAGGGGCAGCAGGGCCGACTGCGACGAGCTTCTGTTCCACGCAATTCCACAATGGATTCGATGGACTGACCAGGTATGTGGAAAAAAATTGGTACGACATGCTCTAGACCTCCAtgcttttttctctttctctggGAAAATGGTTATCTTGGTTGtggagagaaagggggagagaTAGGCAAATTATATATTCGGTTCTTACATAGTTAATTATTTTGGCATATTTGTATCTTATTTTTGTTGAAATTACGGTGTATGCTTGACTGTAAATTTTATTACTTTCCTCGTCATACTTGTCCTTATGAACACCTGTTTTTGCCAAATGTTCTAGTGATTGTGATGGCATATAGTTTGCTGTTCAAGCAAACCTCAAATGTATAATATCTATAGATGCTGTTGAAGAATATGGTGGTTTTGAATCAATGGCAGATGTTTTGCCACATTTCATTGATATGCAACACCAACCCAAGAAAGGGTAAAAGCAtctaaaaaagagaagaaaaacgaCGCGACAAGAttgtttcctgtttctgacCGAACCAGAGATGTCATGGAGCCCAGGAAGTGGGGCAGCACCTGCCAGCTCTTGGATGTTTTCAGAGTGATTTTCAGCAGCAGCACCTTGCCAGCCAAATCCATGAACTGATTTCTGTCTATATGATTCCTGTAGAAATGAATGAATTATATATTTGGTATCACATTTTTGTTAGATGTATTCTACCAAATGGTTGCTACCTTTTGAAATCTCGTTACCTCCCAAGAACAGTAAAAACACAACCCCCTActccccccctcctccaccaccaccaccaattttttttcctcaggTTCATATGGCTTGACAGAATAAAGGTCCAATCATataaaacaaaaagttagagtACACTATATGTGTAGAGAATTGTAGCTATTCCAGAAGAAGTTATGTATACTTACTTAGCTCTACTACATTTCATCTATTTCAATGGGTTTAAACATCCTTCTCCCACTCCCGCGGATGCTTCATACTATCCTCTTCCTTGCATTTGATcccaacatcatcatcatcttttaCCATCTTCCATGTCCAGTTTGTGTTGATTTCAATATTGATATGGCTGCGAAGGTGATTGGTTGCCTCCCTGATGGCAGCCTCTTTAGCCTCCACCTCATGAGCCTTTGCATCTCTACAATCTATCAACACAAGGAGATGCTTGAGAGAGGACATCTGCTGGATGCTGAGAAAAAATTGTCTGCATGGATTTCTTGTTTCTCGTGCTTTTAAGTTAAAGCGAAACCTTTCAAGATTTTGCATTGCCCCAGCCTCAAATACTAATGGATTCATTTCAATATTGCAGGAGTAAAACACGAACTGTTTAAGATAGAGAAACCCTCTGTTGCGGATGATGAGCTTTTCATTGGGGGCTACTCCTTTTGTCCATATCCTGAGAGCTAGAAGAGAAGGTAATTTGCCAAGGATCTGAAAAGCTTCCTCCCCAACATGACTAATATTGATATTCAGGAAGGTGACGCTAGAGAGCATAGCCATCCACTCTGGAATTCTAGGAAAATAATAGTTTGAGCTCATCCCAAAATATCGGAGGGGATTAGGAGCAGTGAACCAAGAATTCAACAAGAAATCGAGAGACGAACCATTTTCAGTACAGCATTGAACATGCAGGTACTGAAGCTTGAGTTTGCACAGTGTACTGATGGATGGAACAAAGTTATCTATGTGAGTTTTACCACCAGCATACATATCATTAACGCACCAAATTATCCCAAGATACCTTAGTTCAGTCAATCTTTGTAGTTCATGCAAGGTATTTGATGAGATGCTGTTGTCAACTTTCATATGATAAAGTTTCTGTAAAGCCTTCATGTTCCCTACTCCTGCTGGCAGACTTACTTCATCGGCAAGTAAAAACAGCAACCTTTTCAACTTCACAATACTCTTGGGTAATTCCTTTATCATTGTCTGTGTCAGATCTATTGTCTCAAGTTGCTGTAGTTCCCCTATTTGCTCTGGGAGTTTGCTGATGCTTACTCTGTTCAACCTTAGGTATTTAAGACAAAACAATTTCTGTATGCCATTTAGGTGATGGTTTTCTAATTGATCATTGCATTCAATGCTAATTGTACGAAGAGCTTGAAAGTCTGAAATAGGCAGCACATTTTCAGTGGATCCATAAGTAGTGAGTGATCGAACATTCAAAACATTCATATCTGACATCACCATAATTTCTTCTTGACCATGGTAATGAACCAGTCGACGAATCTTGTCTTGTGG harbors:
- the LOC107279242 gene encoding disease resistance protein RGA5-like; amino-acid sequence: MKRIFGSEDQCPSQLKLVSNGILRKCGGLPLAIISIASLLANNPCTKELWERYRNSIGSQFEKDPSVNDMQRILSLSYNDLPHYLKTCLLYLSIYPEDFVIRRTQLILRWIAEGFITANGRQNLEEIAEYYFNELINRSMIIPVSIQYDGRVDACRVHDVIFDLIISKSAEENFITVFGYQNHAFGPQDKIRRLVHYHGQEEIMVMSDMNVLNVRSLTTYGSTENVLPISDFQALRTISIECNDQLENHHLNGIQKLFCLKYLRLNRVSISKLPEQIGELQQLETIDLTQTMIKELPKSIVKLKRLLFLLADEVSLPAGVGNMKALQKLYHMKVDNSISSNTLHELQRLTELRYLGIIWCVNDMYAGGKTHIDNFVPSISTLCKLKLQYLHVQCCTENGSSLDFLLNSWFTAPNPLRYFGMSSNYYFPRIPEWMAMLSSVTFLNINISHVGEEAFQILGKLPSLLALRIWTKGVAPNEKLIIRNRGFLYLKQFVFYSCNIEMNPLVFEAGAMQNLERFRFNLKARETRNPCRQFFLSIQQMSSLKHLLVLIDCRDAKAHEVEAKEAAIREATNHLRSHINIEINTNWTWKMVKDDDDVGIKCKEEDSMKHPREWEKDV